A segment of the Pseudomonas serboccidentalis genome:
AAGCGCCACAATTGGCCGACCGACCAGTTCTACGGCCCCGGCAAGCTGGCCAACAGCACCACCTGGGACAACAACGCCGCGCTGGGTTTCAGCTACGCCCTCGACCTTTGGGGCCGCGAAAGCAATGCCACCGAACGGGCAGTGGATCTGGCGCACATGAGCGCTGCAGAAGCGCGGCTGGCGCAGCTGGAATTGCAGAACAACATCGTGCGCGCCTACATCGAGCTGTCGCTGCATTACGCCCAGCGCGACATCGTCGCCGCGACGCTCAAGCAGCAACAGCAGATTCTTGATCTCGCGCAGAAGCGTCTGGACGGCGGCATCGGCACGCACTTCGAAGTCAGCCAGGCAGAAACACCATTGCCGGAAACCCATCGGCAACTGGATGCGCTGGACGAAGAAATTGCCCTCAGCCGCAATCAGATCGCTGCGCTCGCGGGCAAAGGCCCGGGCGACGGCGCGCAGTTGCAGCGGCCGACCCTGGCACTGGGGGCTGCGTTGAAACTGCCGTCGGCATTGCCTGCGGAGTTGCTCGGTCAGCGGCCGGACGTGGTCGCCAGTCGCTGGCAGGTGGCGGCGCAGGCGCGCGGCATCGATGTGGCGCACGCCGGGTTTTATCCCAACGTCGATCTGGTCGGCAGCCTCGGCTACATGGCCACCGGCGGCGGAGCGCTGGAGTTTTTGACCGGCAAGAAGCTCAACTACAGCGTCGGCCCGGCGATCTCCTTGCCGATTTTCGACGGTGGGCGCCTGCGCAGCGAACTGGGTGAAGCGTCCGCCGGGTATGACATTGCCGTGGCGCATTACAACCAGACGCTGGTCAATGCGCTGAAGAACATCTCCGACCAGTTGATCCGCCGCGAGTCGATGGACAAGCAGCAAGCCTTCGCCGCCGAGTCGGTGGCCACCGCGCAGAAGACCTACGACATCGCGATGATCGCCTATCAGCGTGGCCTCACCGATTACCTCAACGTGCTCAATGCGCAGACCTTGCTGTTCAAGCAGCAGCAAGTGCAGCAGCAGGTGCAGGCGGCGCGGTTGAGTGCGCATGCCGAGCTGGTGACGGCGCTGGGTGGCGGCCTCGGGGCTGGCAACGATGTGCCCGCTGCCGAGAAAACCCAGGCCCCGAAAACCCCGGTTCTCCTGCGGTGAACCCCATCTACCAGGCAACTGTTTCTCTGTGGCGAGGGGGCTTGCCCCCGCTTGAGTACGCAGCGCTCACAAGATTTTTGGGCCGCTTCGCAGCCCAACGGGGGCAAGCCCCCTCACCACAGGTTTTTGCATCCGCTGCGCAATTATTCCGTGCCAATTCATTGAGCAAGACCAAATGACTCCCTTGCCCGCACCAATACGCTGGCTCTACTCCCTGGAATGGCGTCGGGGTTTGTTTGACTGGGCGCGCAGCGATGGCGTGACCTGGGTGTATATCTTCAAGGTATTGCTCGCCGCGTTTCTCACGCTGTGGCTGGCGATGCGTCTGGAGTTGCCGCAGCCGCGCACGGCGATGATCACCGTGTTCATCGTCATGCAGCCGCAGAGCGGCCATGTGTTCGCGAAGAGTTTCTATCGCTTCCTCGGCACCCTGGCCGGGTCGGCGATGATGGTCACGCTGATCGCGCTGTTCGCGCAGAACACCGAACTGTTCCTTGGCTCGCTGGCGATCTGGGTCGGTATCTGCTCGGCCGGTGCCGCGCGCTGCCGTAACTTTCGCGCCTACGGTTTTGTCCTCGCCGGCTACACCGCGGCGATGGTCGGGCTGCCGGCGCTGGCGCATCCGGACGGGGCGTTCATGGCCGCTGTGTGGCGGGTGCTGGAGATCTCGCTGGGGATTCTCTGCTCGACCGTGGTCAGTGCCGCGATCCTGCCGCAAACCGCCAGTGCGGCGATGCGCAACGCCTTGTATCAGCGCTTCGGTGTGTTTGCCCTGTTCGTCACCGATGGCCTGCGTGGGCGCAGCAAGGCCGACGCCTTCGAGACCAACAACGTGCGCTTCATCGCCGAAGCGGTGGGCCTGGAAGGGCTGCGCAGCGTGACGGTGTTCGAAGACCCGCACATGCGTCGGCGCAACGGTCGCCTCAGTCGTTTGAACAGCGAGTTCATGGGCATTACCACGCGCTTCAATGCCTTGCATCAGTTGCTGGAGCGCCTGCGCGGCAACGGTGAAGAACACGTGGTGGCCGCGATCAAACCGGGCCTGCAGGATCTGGCCGAAGTGCTCGACGGCTTCAGTGGCCGCGCCTTGACCAGCCCGGACGCTGCGCGTCTGGCGACGGCGCTGGCGACCTACAAGGAAGGTTTGCCGACTCGCGTGCGAACCCTGCGCGCAACCTTCCAGCAAACCGGTCCGAGTGAAGCCGAGCAACTGGATTTTCACACCGCCTACGAACTGCTCTATCGCTTCGTCGACGACCTGCACAGTTATGCCCAGACCCACGCCTCGCTGGCCGATCACAGCCACGAACGCGAGCGCTGGGACGAGCCGTTCACCCCGCAAACCAACTGGTGGGCCGCCGCCGCTTCGGGGATTCGCGCCTCGTTCATCCTGATTGTGCTGGGCAGTTACTGGGTTGCCACCGCGTGGCCAAGTGGCGCGACCATGACCTTGATTGCTGCGGCGACCGTGGGCCTGTCCGCCGCCACACCGAACCCGAAACGCATGGCGTTCCAGATGGCCTGCGGTACTTTCCTTGGGGCACTGATCGGTTTCGTCGAGATGTTTTTCATCTTCCCGTGGATCGATGGTTTCCCGCTGCTGTGCGTGATGCTTGCGCCGGTGATCGTACTCGGTTCGTTTCTCGCTTCGCGGCCGCAATACGCCGGGGTCGGTCTCGGTCTGCTGATCTTCTTCAGCACCGGTTCGGTGCCGGACAACCTGACCGTCTACAACCCCTACACCTTCATCAACGACTACATCGCCATGGTCATGGGCATGCTGGTCTGCGCGGCGGCGGGGGCAATCATTCTGCCGCCGAACAGTCGCTGGTTGTGGAAGCGGCTGGAGCAGGATCTGCGCGGCCAGGTGGTCTACGCGATCAGTGGCAAGCTCAAGGGCCTGGCGTCGAGTTTCGAGAGCCGCACCCGCGACCTGTTGCATCAGGCTTATGGCCTCGCCGCCGGGCAGCCTGCCGTGCAAAAGAAGCTGCTGCGCTGGATGTTCGTGGTGCTGGAAGTCGGCCACGCGATTATCGAGCTGCGCAAGGAACAGGCGATTCTCCCGGTGCACCCGGCGTATGCCGAATCGCAGCCGTGGCGTCAGGCGATCCGCGTGATGGGCCGGGCGCTGGTGCGACTGTTTCTGCAACCGAACCAGAGCAATCTGGAGCGCGCACTGGTGGCGGTCGATCACGCGATCAGCCGGGTTGCCGCGACCGACGAGCCGTTCGCGCCGCACTTCGACACCTCGGCCCTGCGCCGG
Coding sequences within it:
- a CDS encoding efflux transporter outer membrane subunit, translated to MPRRINRALLPLSVLAITLGLSGCIGTGGIAPQGKALEANTLATDDAIAHAAKDANWPTAQWWQAYGDPQLNHWIDLAVQGSPTMAMAAARVRQAKAMAGVAEAAESLQINGESTLKRHNWPTDQFYGPGKLANSTTWDNNAALGFSYALDLWGRESNATERAVDLAHMSAAEARLAQLELQNNIVRAYIELSLHYAQRDIVAATLKQQQQILDLAQKRLDGGIGTHFEVSQAETPLPETHRQLDALDEEIALSRNQIAALAGKGPGDGAQLQRPTLALGAALKLPSALPAELLGQRPDVVASRWQVAAQARGIDVAHAGFYPNVDLVGSLGYMATGGGALEFLTGKKLNYSVGPAISLPIFDGGRLRSELGEASAGYDIAVAHYNQTLVNALKNISDQLIRRESMDKQQAFAAESVATAQKTYDIAMIAYQRGLTDYLNVLNAQTLLFKQQQVQQQVQAARLSAHAELVTALGGGLGAGNDVPAAEKTQAPKTPVLLR
- a CDS encoding FUSC family protein, producing MTPLPAPIRWLYSLEWRRGLFDWARSDGVTWVYIFKVLLAAFLTLWLAMRLELPQPRTAMITVFIVMQPQSGHVFAKSFYRFLGTLAGSAMMVTLIALFAQNTELFLGSLAIWVGICSAGAARCRNFRAYGFVLAGYTAAMVGLPALAHPDGAFMAAVWRVLEISLGILCSTVVSAAILPQTASAAMRNALYQRFGVFALFVTDGLRGRSKADAFETNNVRFIAEAVGLEGLRSVTVFEDPHMRRRNGRLSRLNSEFMGITTRFNALHQLLERLRGNGEEHVVAAIKPGLQDLAEVLDGFSGRALTSPDAARLATALATYKEGLPTRVRTLRATFQQTGPSEAEQLDFHTAYELLYRFVDDLHSYAQTHASLADHSHERERWDEPFTPQTNWWAAAASGIRASFILIVLGSYWVATAWPSGATMTLIAAATVGLSAATPNPKRMAFQMACGTFLGALIGFVEMFFIFPWIDGFPLLCVMLAPVIVLGSFLASRPQYAGVGLGLLIFFSTGSVPDNLTVYNPYTFINDYIAMVMGMLVCAAAGAIILPPNSRWLWKRLEQDLRGQVVYAISGKLKGLASSFESRTRDLLHQAYGLAAGQPAVQKKLLRWMFVVLEVGHAIIELRKEQAILPVHPAYAESQPWRQAIRVMGRALVRLFLQPNQSNLERALVAVDHAISRVAATDEPFAPHFDTSALRRVKSYLHFIRTSLLDPQSPLAAYAVAKPEGLAHAS